The genomic stretch TTGTTTTCAGAAAGCTGATCGTCCAGGTTGTGGGAACAGAAAAAGCCGAACTGTTCCTCAGCTTGTTTTAAACCTAACACGCCAAAAAGTAAAGGAAGTAACTTGACAGAGAGGAGGCACTATGGTTTTGCGTTTCCTTCAGGCCACACTTTGTTCGTGAGGTTGCGATTCCGGCGGTTTCATGACGTCTGGCAGTTCCGGTGGGCTGGACAGAGGTGTTATGTCCAGGGGTTCGAACTTTCCGCTTTCGGGGTCGCGAAATGCGAGACCCACCGTAGCTGGGGCCTGGGCTTTGGCCGTTCCACTGTTGAGGCCGTAATCGGTGAGATTCTTGTTGTCGTCCATGCATTGCTCATCTTTGAACAAGGTCTGATTCTCCGGTGCGATTTTAGTGATACCTGCTATCATCTTCTTGAGTTCCTTGACGGACGTTGTCTCCTTCGCGTCCAGAAAAACTGTCGTTTTTTTCCTTCGGACCATCAAAAATACATCCATCTCGAATTGTGTTCTTTCGAAGGGTTTTTGGTCAAGTTCGCTCGCACAGTGTTGCCAACAGCAGTTGTCTGCTTTGCCTTGCTTTGGAGATTTGTGACTGGATTTTCGCAATGCGGATGACGCCTTGTTATGGGATAGAAAGTGCGCAGGTGTTCGTGATTTAAATTTTTATTCGACAATTCTTCAATATGGGCGCTATAGAATACTATTTAAGTTTCGTTCGATTTTGCGCGGAAGAAAGGACTGCGAGTCATGTGAATGAATCATCGTCTGCTTTTAAACATTGAAGTACGTCACTCGGGAACGATGGTAATACGAGCtgtcactttctttttttctttttaaacataTACACATTACATATGCACAGGCTTGTTCTCTGTTACCATGTTACGTACGGAAGGAACGTGTTGTCTTTTGAGACTTCGCACCTCATAACTTGTTTCTACTTTCATAGCCCTTCTTTTTATTTGATATGTTCTATATGTGCCAGAGTCAATACCAATTCgttattatttttcctttttatttatttccttaATTATGACCATCtctctatatacagggtgtttgctctaacgtctccagaaattatatttaaagcgagcgataaaagaaaagcaagtggtacttttctgctacttgagtaagtactgcttcactagtagcacctgtttcttagtcaagtagctgaaaagtagcgctcgtttctcttttatcgttcgctttaaataaaatttctggacacagagcaaacaccctgcataCCTCTGCTTGCATAATTGATATTATATATTGTGCTTTATGTCTTCCAAGAAGATCATCTTTGATCGTGAACGTGGTCTGCTTTGTTGTAGAAATTCATCTAACCCATCACAAAAAATTAGAGCAATAAAATAATAACCCCAAGAGAAGTGGAAACGCTTGTAAGATTGGGGTCATTCCTGCAACTCTAACCTGCGCCTCGTGCTGGGAGGTCATGATCAATACTCTCGCCTCATTAGCCACAGACAACAAACGTCTAATGACAAATGACTTTTCTTCCGGCTGTAGGGAAACCAGTGCTGCCGGTGCTGCCCCTTCGCCTTTGGAGGCGGATCCAGATTTCGATTAATCTGTTTTGACTACAAGATGTGGACGTGGGGCGTTGTATTTGCAGTTAAGTAGCTTCGCTTGCTTGGACGAAATGCCTTCCAGTTTATTCTATTTCCGAAGCAAATTGTTTGGCAACGCTCCCATGAACGCTCCCCACCACAGCCTTTTACCTTTTACCCGCGAGTTTCCAACGCGAGTGGGTGCTCAAGCAACCCTGCGTATGCCTTTTCATATTTCCATAGCAACCGAAAGGAAACGTAGTATAAGCCAATCGCAATGCGCCCCGCAGTGTGACATCAGTGACATTTCCGCCATACGTCCCGCTGCTTCCCGCCTTCCTGCTCGAGAAGCGTTTTTACTCGGCAGTTGTGTCAGCATTTCAGTGTGCGATTGTTTGCACAAAGCACGCCCTATTCCCAGTTCGAGTCTTTCAGTGTCACACTAGAAatcaaacaaggagccgaaatgGTTATTCACGTGGTTGAAAGCAAGGTAAGCACTGCTTGCTCATGCTGTATAGTAGCTCGTCTGCACGCACTGGTCCATGGTTTCAATCCGCGCGTGAACTAACCCTAAAGTTCCAAACACGGCTAAGATTTGATTTGCGTGCAGAATACTTATTTAGAAGTATATCAGGGTCTTTTCATTACGTTTTTACAACAACTCTGCTTGAGGACTCAGCACGAACACACCCCACAACTTGCGATGGCAGACATTGCGCGCCGTGGCTGTAGCGAATACCTGCAAAACAAACAAGTGCGTGTGATTCCGTAGTTAATTTAAcgctatttttgttcttgtgtTGATTTTTGTGCTGACGTGCAGCGTGTTTTCACGAATGTTTTTGGACACCCTTGGCGCGCGGCggccccccttttttttttcttcatcttgAAACCTACTTCCGGGAAGGACTTCCCATCGATTTCTCGTTTGCTATGAGACGATGCCAACCTTGCCAGGAATGCAATGGGGTTAACTTTCTCGGAATTTCTGAAATTGTCTCGACGTCAGCGTTGCCTGAATCACTCACGATATTTATGTGCGGCGTTCGCCAGACGGAAGCACAGTAGCGGTATATAACGCAAGAAGAGGAGCAATCGTAAGGGCGCGGCATTATTCTATGCAAGAGATAGTGCAACGAATGGCAGTGTCAGCATGTGCGAAATGGGTCTGGTTTttctgaagtctgcccaggacgcaaactaaCTCCCCCACACCTCCttgatgtcctctctccacctgtccacgtctgtacgccgctcatagccccatTTGCTCCGTGGCACTaactcgaaataaataaaaaaaaatactgcttCTTCAGCTATCTGAAATCTATTTCCGAAGGCAGACATTCAAATGTGGCCAAAAAACTAAACAAACCAATCCTAACCTAATCATATTTGCATGGCCTTGAATAtaactctgaaaaaaaaaaagaagcaaaccaGATGTTCAAGCATTTACAAAAATGTTCAGCCTTGTGGCACCTGAATGAAATCAAGTTTACTCACTGACGATGTTGCACAATTGATGAAGCAAAAACAGATTTCTGTATTTTTGGAAACATAATGCTCATTTGGGTTATTAAGGTACCATAATGATTATGTTATTTTGGTTATTTGATAGGTTTGTCATGCTGCTTTTTTTAAAACTTGCAGGAAGACTTCGAGAAACAGCTCGAGGAAGCTGGCGGAAAATTGGTTGTGGTTGACTTTTTTGCCACCTGGTGTGGCCCTTGTAAGATGATTGAGCCATTTCTAAAGGTAACTGTTTTGTTGAAACTGATGCAAGGTTAAATTATATGATAATTATGCTAAATTTGCACATGAGCGTCTTCTGACTCATTGTCATCTGTTCATGATCAGAACCAGTCAGAACTTCACAAGGACACTGTAATCTTCTTAAAAGTTGATGTCGACGAAAACGAGGTACGTTACTGCGTTGGAGAGCTGCTTGGATGGTGTCctattgattttttatttttatttaggAAATCTCTTCAGAGTACGCTATACAGTGCATGCCCACCTTCCTGTTCATTAAGAATAAAGCAAAGGTAAGAACGATCAAAGTGTTTCCAACTTACATTAAAGCTTCTAATGAAGATTGATTGAGATTACAATGTGAAAGTCTAAGGCTTGTAGCAAATTTGTTCTGCAAAACATGCCCTGTAAAGAAGTGCGTCGTCGTCATGTTGTATGTAACGAATTAAACAAAAAATGTCGTACTTACCGTACCACCGCAAAATATGAGAGAATTttgagcctttttttttttctttttcctctagGTGGATGAAATCTCTGGGGCCAATcaagagaaaataaaagaaatgcTCGAGAAGCACAAGTAGTTCATTAAATATATTCATGTGCGTGTTGAAGCTTTCGGCCGTCCACGTGGTTTCATGCTCCGCACCGCTTGGTCCACTGCATTTCTGCGAGACGCATTTTGGGGGCGTGCGCCACTGCATTAATGGAAGCATTGATTTGCAATCAGTCATGCCATATGTGAAAAGAACTCTCCCGCAACGAAGCCTTACAGATGTTAGATATATGTACGGGTGCTGCTGGTATTTTTTTAGCGACACATTCTGTAAATGAAATATGCACGTATGCgatccttcttttttttgttacacTGATAATTTCAAAGAAAATATGTGATGCCCTGCGAACAGTTTTTGACGCAGTTTAACCTTTGTATACATTTAGGTGGTGTACATGATCAGAGGCTTTGAATGTTATTAAAAATGTTTCATTGCTATTCGGTTTTCTACTCTTTTGCAAGAAAGTGTAAATCATGCTGTTGAGGAAGTGCAGATGGCAAGACAAAGCTGTATTTGTAGCGTTATAATTTCAAGTGCGGTGAAGGAGACCAGATAAAATAATGCCGGAAAATAGCCTGCTGGTGGAGCCCCGCGAAGCCATACATACTTTCCAAAATGGCATCTTTTCTTGCCCTTGCCAAGGCTTGTCTCCGTCTGCGATAAGTCGCCATGTCTTCCTTTCGATAACGGTCATGGTCGAGATAGCGCCTGTTACTCATTCATATCAATGAGCCCCCATCACGAGTGTCACGCCACAATGACTGCGACATTGCTCCGACCAATGGAAATCGCGCAAGTAGTCTTAACTTTTTATTTTTACGCAGGCAATAATGATGCATAAAAGTTACATTTTATGTAGTATCGAAAACGGGAGCAGTCTGTTTTCCTGAAGTCACCGAAAGCGGACGCTTGTGCAATCTGTTCCTTCCGTGTTGTCCTCCTACTTCGTAAGCGACCTTCAACTTCTCAAAACAAGCCCGTGGCTTCTGTCCAAAGCTCTCGTTGACGTCGCTCGACGACAACGCCGGTGCACAACGTCTTGTGTCACATCTTCAATTCAGACGGAGGTTGGAAATCTTCGCATTTCGGCGCCCGATATTGCAGCCGAGAAACTGTTCAGattctagcagacgacagaaggagACTGCGCGCGGTCATCTGCGAGCAACGGCTGGTAGCAGATGGATATTGCTGACCTCCTCATCTAATAAATTCCTCGGTCCAACGTAAGACTGCTATCACTACAAGTGATTGTCAAGCCGTTCGTGTGATAAGAAGTTTCGAAGTGGCTGGCGTTGTCATATCTCTGTAGTTGCTAGCAACCTGGATCTTCTGTGTGAGTATCTATCGTCTGCAACTATTCCTCTTGATATGAACTCCGATAAGGCCACTTTCTGTTCGCCGGTCGCAGGCTGCTCGCTCTTCGGACTGTCTTGTTTTTCGCAAACCAAATTTTTCTGTGCAAATTTGTGATCTTGAAGATGCAAAGCGTGGCTAGAGTACCGGGCCCGTGCTTGGTGGGGCTTGTGGCGCGCGGCGATTTCATCCGCCGCGATGCTGCCAAAGTGGTTGGAAACATGCGGTTTGTGAAAAGGTTCCAGCCCTCAACAGCGAGCTTCTTCTCGAGGGCTTTGCCTTCGAAAGGAGACTTTTGCAGCAGGCATTTGGGGCCGCGTGAAAAGGACCAACGGGAAATGTTGAAATACTTGGAAGTCAaggtaagattttttttttctttctcatcaGAGGGGGGGATTGAGAGGCGGGATCGTGTGTTGGATCGTGACGGTACTGGCATGAATGATTCGTGACCAGCATCGCGATGAGGTTGCAAGGATGTGCAAGTCCAGTTGATGGTGAGCCTTGCCTGCACTTCCGCATGCGTTGCCTGTATACTTGTCAATGACTAGTTGAACTGAACAAGAGTTATAgaataccgggtgtttcagttaaatccccgggctaaatacgGGTGTGAATGAGTGCGAATGagaacttctaaagcagggcgctgtcggcattaaaatgggtactaccccttttgggaccttcagtggagaccttttagagaaaaatctgccaccgaagccggTCATTTGTTTCATTAATTAATaggttttggtttacatattttgtcgcggcgaagcgcaaaaggacgtaattcatttgtggacaagggagtggaagagcgcccttctgcgcttcaccgcgaccagccgcgacaaaaatatgtgaaCCGAAACCTATTAATTAatgcaacaaatgaccagcttcggtggcagatttttctctaaaaggtgtccactaaaaggtcccaaaaggggtagtactcattttaatgccgacagcgccctacTTTAGCAGTTCTGTTTTTTTACGAAGCTCATTCGAATTCTTATTTAAagaatgagcgcctcccactcattcacacggtgcgcagcttgtaggtggtatcagacagatatttgcaaaaaatgaaagtTCGTCGATCGGTGCaccgcgaattatttagcccggggaatgaactgaaacacccggtatagagTGGTAGGTATATAGAGAGGTATAGGTAAAATTTATTGAACAACGGACCGGCCAAGTGCGACGTTTTGGGCCTTTCGCGCGGTTACAGCGATTACTTTTCCTCGTGGGACTGCAAACAACCAAAACTGGTTTTCACGTAACAATTTCGTGTATGGGTTTCAAAGAAGCATAAATACAAATTACCATTTCATTTCTTGCGCACAGAACATCTCAGAGCTGATTGACAAGACAGTGCCGGAGAACATACGGCTGAACAGGGAGATGAACCTGGATGATCCATTGAGtaagtacccccccccccccttatcttCCTCCATTATCAATGAACGTACCCGAAGAAACGTTATGCGTAATAAATAAGGGGCGTGCATATTGCTGGCCATTCAGCTGGAGCTGTTATCTTCATTCCCGCCTGTTTTCCATATATGCAGCAAATAGTCCTGCATGGATCGAGTATGTTTAGTTGCTAAACGTTATCTTATCTCAGGCCAGTCTTtcttttaattatttttttgatgggggggtggggggtaaaACCGTATTCCATCTAATATGTATTGACCGAGTTTATATTGGTCTGGGTCGAGTCGAAGGAGTTGCTAGCGCTACAACTACAGTGCATTTACAGCGAAAAGGTTCTGGAATTaaacgaaaaataaataaagaatgaACGAATCATTGTTGAAAATAGTTTGAGGAATCCAATGGAACGGCCCCATACTGCACTTATTCGTCCAATGAACGCCGTGCGAGGTGAGCTCGGACTTGGCTGCGACGCGCAGAGGTACACTTagaccccctacaccccccaaatgttcagtgacacccccctaactttttcaccccctacagggggtgcccttgcgattctagctgtagacacatgtcggtaatgatatcttaagctgtaatgacataACTATAAttatgaccccccccccccattaataCCCCTCCGTGCTAGGGATTCTGGCTAAACCACTGGATACACTGCGCCGAGGGAGGGGTGAGCGAAGTAGGCAGTTATCGGGTACGCTGATTACTTCAATCTCCCTCGTTATCACCAGCTTTTTACCGCGTGAAATGAattgaaaggaaaaaagaaacagtgttCCGCAGGACGCATAATATGTCCTTTCTCGTACGGATGCACACCCCTGACGTTCACTTCCAAACGCCCCTTCATTCGACGGTACcgccaagggcccgaaactcgccagttcctttgcgggataaagtgaggcgcttcatgcgtttcacgtcatcggacgtcagaaaacgtcataaattgaacgtcatggagacatccggtggctagtgattactgattggttcccatgaggatgaattcgttttctgggcgatgattggccgttttcaaatttgttcgcgggcgctcgaacaggcgacagcgcggcggctgtgccggttggaaccggcgtccacggagtcgacggcgtccgtttcggacggctcgtgttgtgtagcggttgtgttggactatgagttctgatttttcctgtttaaaaacgcaagctgtatcatgtgagtgtcctcgaacagtaagagctgccagggaagatgcctgcgcaacatttgtgctctgcttcttggtctACAAACTGttcgagcgtccgaacgcctcgtacccgatacctggttagaggtaagtcatttgtcgttgcttgttgccttacaacaccgcattcacttcgtgtattgtgaataagttgcttaacagttaccggaatacgcggtgaccgagacagatagcgtagctttgcagatacgatggtagactatatttcttttcgtgaaacaatatcatctaaacgttatgattaaatacccgttcacgtcgtactgtataaaggtatgacgctactgtaagtctgattcttggtgatttcgctcgacaagtttcgtacgacgcgttgacttagtagctgttctgtacgtagcgccaaagccaagattgtcaggctaatcggtcGGAATaaatcattgtgaagtagcgcaataaaaggtattttttatACTAAGGTCGATTatcacaccccatggctgcgagcttctcacaaccctaccaccgctcttatttttcgcgttcaatagcaccttttattctttctattgacattgcaactttcacatgcataaccgtAAATCTGATacaattttttttcatcttgcagccactgagctccagttcccagtagcagtccttgccagaggcagtccgacattatcaaggttcttcaagcaaattctggagcaatattaatgtcatcctgtgtacgtcttgcttgcataaccgtatgttgcacaataaaatacttcatgtgacaaacaACCAAGGCTCTGTCGTATTCCTATaacccactgcattccgacaaacgcgaaccaaaaaaaacagtgcatgaaagaaaaaaaggaacaacaaaagaagacgggaagcagagcagagaggaggaaagtagtgagagagaaacggatgacacgtcatttacgtcattcgcgacataatcaaaaaagaaaaaaaaatagggtggctagtcctcagtcattggtcgagctccggaggtcacgtgagttttcagctacaatagatttctactacagcttcgcgcccctggtaCCGCGGTGCTCCCATTGCACATGCGTGCGCAAAAGACGCTAGGGCAATGGTGCGACTCTTGCCAAGTTTATCTCTTGTATCGTATGttctacgtcattttgacgtgagtcttcacacacacacacacacacctcggGCTTCTTCCTTGGTTCATGGTCCTCCTTTACAGAATATACCAGCTTCCTGCAGTTTGTGCGACGCACAAACACCATATCGTACAGTGTGTCCCTTTAGTGCTCCCTTAAAATCGATAACCTAGTGCCTGCTGAGGTCATCGCGTCATCAGAGGCACTGCCTTTGATTACGTGGCTCAGCAACTCCGATAAGGAAGTCTCTGACCTGCTACTGGATGCTATCTGCTGTTTGTTCCAGTGAATGTTTGCCTCCGACACTTTTTCATCACGTGGACTACAGCTGCTTTTCTTTACGCGATAACAATACGAAGATAACGTTACTGTTCATTTCGATTACTTAATCGATTTCCCGTTGAATCGGGTCGTCAGTGTTATCGTGAAGCTTATTAACGTTAGTGGTGTTTGAGTAGTACAATTTTGAGGGGGGCTGCGCAGATGCCATCACGACTTGTGCGACGATTATAAAAATTGCTGAACGCGTAGTAACCTCGCAAtgtcaacgaaaaaaaaaaaagatattaaaAACGTTTGTACGTTCAGCACGGAAGATGACAGGTCGAAGTAAACGCACATTTCCTGTGCTCCATGGATAATACAAAAACATTTCCGAACGTGTTGTGCAGATATTTGTAGTCGTTGTGTGCATCGCTTTTCGAGGTTTTAGTTTCATTGACCAAATTTGGAAGGCAAAGCCTTGCAAAGATACTTATTTCGAATTCTGGGTGAAATCTACTTATGCACGCTTATCTTACAAGTTAAAGAAAAAGGGTCAGTACTGGTACCAGTACACGGAACACGACGCTGTCATGCAGCAGTGAAACGACaaaatccgtttttttttttccttttttctgcgTACCGTGCATCTGTCCCAAAAAGCTGGCCACATGGCCCGTTTTCTGGAAAGACGCAGGCATATGCACGGGCGCCAGCGAAGTGTTTATCTCGCTTGTCACGGATGCATatagtaaataaataacgtcGCGTGTGAATGAACGCTTGACTTATCTTGACTTAATATTCTGTGCGTGCCCTCAGGTGAAGAGGAACTCATCGACAGAGCTCGACAACTGGCCGACATGAATAAGGTGTGGCGATCGTATATTGGCATGGGATACTACGGCTGCCTCACACCCAACACAATACTGAGAAACGTTTTCGAAAATCCTGGCTGGTAAGCATAAAAATGTCAAACAAACATTTACCGGGGCGGCGTTAACGGCCGCGTTCTCAAAGACGCTATAGCTCACTCAAAACGGCGTTCGACATAGCTAGCGTTATCGATATATTTCAAGTTGGCGCGCGTTATGGGGATTGTAGTTTGGCGCACGAACGTAGTTCGGTCGCCATCTTGGTTACCTGACAATAAACGGTTGCCCCCAGGCACCCGTCCCATCTGGTATAGCATTCCTGTAGCAGTGTAGCTGTCGtagggataacgacaagttgaagatcggacTCTAGGATTTCGGCTTTCAGGAAATCCGGGTCGTCGGAACTATCTGACAAAATCTGAAAACCATACGTCggtaaaagaaataaaaaaataataacggttcggatttatccgataaaCTTCGCTGCTCAACAAAAAAGCCATGTCCCGATGATTTCGACACGTTTACGTCGAGGCGATTGTGATTAGCAcaccgttggtaaggttatcgtgcctatcggagccAGTTGCAGTCGCGTGTGACTCAGAATCgtgtccactgattggttccggttgatacggttcgacgcaaccCAAGCAGGCCTTGGCCAAgatggccttgaacaggctcgtgaaactgaagtactctgataagacgaataccgaccacccctattgtactcgactttcagtacattgtgctgcttgggaagcaaCGTTATCATCGATTTCTCGGGGAATTACAAACTCCGAAAACACGGAACCTTACGCAAACAGTTGTCGCCTCAAACTGAATACTCAACCGGCCCCTTTAGTTATATATTCTATaacacagaggtgggcaacgacacgaatgacgccctggggaaatgtgcgtcctgggccgacttctaagggacaTGTGTCTGAAGGCGTCTGCGGAAAAAGCAGGAAACACCCCAGAGAGCAcgacgggattcgaacccgggtaccttccagtctcgcTAACcgctgagccacgcgagctggttctATAACACATAGGTCCGTCCAGAAAGGTTTTCGTTAGTATGATCGCAGCGCCCTGTTTCTCAGTTTTCTTGGAATTCATCTTTGAACACCTTCGATTTTGTGCTTCGATGGCTGATGACATGTcgtacggtaccattattaCGCCACTTTGGTCTGCATACGCAATCTCACTCATGGAACTCATTTGTAATATTGTATTTCTCCCTTGaaatccgcgtaagcggtggagcAAATGGAACCCGGTCCCAGGGGCCCTTTTGTTAAATTCCAATGGAAGATTCGGAGCGCCTGTGGAGCAAGttctgttgctccgccgagagcaagtctgttcgattggcagattgggaacagttctggagtcttcgAATGGAAGCTTTAGAGCGGCATTTGGAGTCAAGGTCGCTCCacggagcaacccagactgctccgccaaaataggcagattcaaccggaactctatgtgacgtgtcacttgtcgctcgtgcttcctatttcctgtctctgcttcgccGACATGGCCGCTTCGCGCAACGCGTCATCGCTGTGACTAgtctttcgcgtcgtacgttggcgattttgtttcatgaaggaagcgataagtcagaaattacaatggcaacgttaggagattagaaggaccttgatgttgcgaAACAtatggcgttataatggaacatgagtaccttcttcttcttcttcctccgtctctggccgccatccaccaagggagattggccagagCTAAActgggcgcaagtgttccatTCGCAggttcggatcacttgctctaggccagatcaagccgctccattgccgagtctgccacttgctccgactctgccattggaattcaacatttgATAACGTAGTCTGCCCCCggcgggtgggccgtgtctttgaatgcgcggctgATAAAAAgctcgtcggggcagtaccgcttgcggtgcgaAATGTACGACTAAATGTCGCAAAAAATTCATGCTCGCCGCAGAGGGAGACGAATAAGTGCCTTGCACTTCGTTTTGAGGCCAGGACCTCCTTTTCTCGGTCGTGTTCCGTTGGGGTAATCGCTGGGTGAAAAACTACTACTCCTTGGAACAAATTTTTTGCCCCTGCTCCGCAAATGGAACATTCAACGCATGCCCCGAACCTGCCAATGGAACAGGTTTTGCCCCCTTCCCGGGGCAAAAGTTTGACCCATCCCTGTCAATGGAATGCGCATATTGCGAAAGGTCTAGGTTAGGTCTTCCTTGAAATCCGCGTACTATAAGCTTACGCCTGGGAGGGAGACCGTGTAATGAGcacctgctcttcgtttttagggcgagtaTTATTTTAGTCACGCGATGCGGTCAAGTATCTTTGATGTGGGATGTGACTTGTGAGCAAGCATTGCGCGTTGTCCTATGTATACAGTTCCTCCTGTTACtcatgtacagtgaaccctctttaatatgacccccgatagcctgacatacgcgctttacgaccatacctctggggaacaatgcagtaaAAACCTCTGCAAGTCcctccgttaatatgacaattccgcattatgaccaaaatgttcgggaacgaccatggtcataataacgagggttcactgtatacaacaacaacaactttatttttgagatgatgaatgtggagtctcatcgccgggggcgatactctatagcccattgctggtggtaatgtggtgaatgaaataatcagccccatcacaataaggatcgaagtcctatggtgtccaaaaaggtcaaaagagctttgagggcagagcgttggtgggctgtatTCGGCCATGTGGACCAATcaatacagagagagagagagatgggggggggaggggagcgAGAGTCGAGCTGGTTAAGAGACACGCCGGAGAGTGCGTTTCGGGAAGGTTAGTAGTGTgaagcaatgaagaagaatgtgctctagatcttctagagcaccgcagtgacagcatctaggagagttaacttgtctcaagcagtaacgccactgagctataAGAAGCCGCATCCAGTCGCATTCGGTGAATGAGTGCAGCGTCTTGGACgaaaggtgtttcgtggcatgcggaaagcgagcgttggatcaactcttctcagcatagCTGGTGGGaggaatgtcagttgtccattggcaggaagccaggggtgtcactataGACGACGAAGAATGGAACGAGGGTCTCCTCTCAACAGCGCAGTACCCGTGCacctccgagacgagagagctgcttctgcggcgctgtcggcctgtatACAGTTGACAATACAAACTCTACTCTTTCAGC from Ornithodoros turicata isolate Travis chromosome 4, ASM3712646v1, whole genome shotgun sequence encodes the following:
- the LOC135390543 gene encoding elongin-B-like codes for the protein MDVFLMVRRKKTTVFLDAKETTSVKELKKMIAGITKIAPENQTLFKDEQCMDDNKNLTDYGLNSGTAKAQAPATVGLAFRDPESGKFEPLDITPLSSPPELPDVMKPPESQPHEQSVA
- the LOC135390899 gene encoding thioredoxin-2-like; translation: MVIHVVESKEDFEKQLEEAGGKLVVVDFFATWCGPCKMIEPFLKNQSELHKDTVIFLKVDVDENEEISSEYAIQCMPTFLFIKNKAKVDEISGANQEKIKEMLEKHK